The Streptomyces sp. NBC_00102 genome segment CCCTGGGCCGGGGCGACGACGCCGACGTACGGTTCGACCTCGCGGGCGGCAGCCCCGGGGCGCTCACCCGCTTCCTGGACGCCGTCCACCCCGGGGTCGTCGTCAACTGCGCGGGGGCCACCCGGGGCCAGGCCCGCGAGCTGACCCGGCACAACACCGTCGCCGTCGCCACCGTCTGCGAGGCACTGCGCCGCAGCGGCTGCGGGGCACGGCTCGTCCAGGTCGGCTGCGCCTCGGAGTACGGGCCCTCGCAGCCCGGGTCCTCCACCGCCGAGGACGCCGTACCGCGCCCCGGCGGCCCGTACGGCGTCAGCAAGCTCGCCGCGACCGAACTCGTCCTCGGCTCCGGGCTCGACGCTGTCGTGCTGCGGGTCTTCTCGCCGGTCGGCCCCGGCACTCCGGCCGGCTCCCCGCTCGGCCGGCTCGCCGAGGCGATGCGCCGCGCGATGCAGTCCGGCGACGGAGAGCTGAAGCTCAGCGGCCTCGGGGTCCAGCGCGACTTCGTGGACGTACGGGACGTGGCGCGGGCGGTGCACGCCGCCTCGCTCTCCGCCGCCCAGGGCGTCGTCAACATCGGTACCGGCCGGGCCGTCAGGCTGCGCGACGCCGCGGCCGTCCTCGCCCGGGTCTCCGGGTTCGCCGGTGTGCTGCACGAGCTGGAGATGCCGCCCGGACGTATCCCGATCGGCGCCCAGCGCACCTCCGCGGAGTCGGTCATGGAACACCTCGCGGCCACCCCGTCGCCCTACCCGGACGGCTGCGGTGCCTGGCAGCAGGCCGATGTGCGTACCGCCCGCGACCGACTGGGCTGGCGCCCCCGGATCAACTTGGAGGAGTCCCTGGCCGATATCTGGATGGAGGCGGCGTGCCGCATCTGACCGGCACGGGAACGGCCCGCCGGACGAGCGGGGACGAGCAGATGGGCTTCGGTGTGCCGGGATACGCTCATCCGCTGCTCGCACCCACCGAGTGGGCGGAACTCACCCGCCCCGGCACGCCGTTGCACTGGGCGGTGCTCAACATCGCGGACGGGCCGGGCACCCGGCCCGACCCGCACTGCCTGGAAGCCGCCGGAAAGCTGCACAGCGCCCGGGAGCGTGCCCTGCGGGGGTGCGCTCCCGGCGCCGCCGCCCCGGGCGGCCGGCTGCTCGGACACCTCGATCTGGTGCACGGCGCACGGCCGTTCGGCGATCTGGTCGTCGACGCCCAGCGGTTCCTGGACTGGTACCGGGTCGGCGGCTTCTACCTCGGCCGCTGCCCCACCGAGCGGGCCGGCCTCCCGGCTGTCCGCCGGCTCACCGTCACCCTGCGCGAACTCGTCGCGCAGAGCGAGGCCGTCCGGGGCGGGCCGGACGGGGACGGCGGACGGATCGTGCTGGGGCTCGGCACCCACCCGTACCCCGGCTACGCCGAAGCAGCCGACCAACTCGTCACCTTCCGGGGGTCCTGGCCCGACTACCGCTGGTCGCAGGTGGCGCAGTGGACCGCGGAGTACCCGCCCGAACGGTTCGCGCACTTCGTCCACGGGGTCCCCCGCACCCACCTGGACGAGGCCATGCGCATCGCCCGCTGGCAGGGAGCCGGCACGATCTTCTTCACCGACCGGGACGGCCGCAACCGGCAAACCGACCCATTCGCGGCACTGCCCGGTTACTGGGACGAAATCGTCTCGCGGATCGGACCGGGTATCTCGGAATGAGCGAGGGCGTGGCAGTGTTACCGGGAGAACAACCGTACGTAACTGAAGTACGTAGAAACCGACCACCTGCATTGTTGAGGTTCCTGTGTCGCTGCCACCCTTGGTCGAGCCGGCTGCCGAGCTCACCGTCGATGAGGTCCGCAGGTACTCCCGCCACCTGATCATCCCGGATGTCGGGATGGACGGACAGAAGCGGCTGAAGAACGCGAAGGTGCTCTGTGTGGGCGCGGGCGGCCTCGGCTCGCCCGCCCTGATGTACCTCGCCGCCGCCGGTGTCGGCACGCTCGGCATCGTGGAGTTCGACGAGGTCGACGAGTCGAACCTGCAGCGCCAGATCATCCACAGCCAGGCCGACATCGGCCGCTCCAAGGCCCAGTCGGCCAAGGACTCGGTGCTGGGCATCAACCCGTACGTGAACGTGATCCTGCACGAAGAGCGGCTCGAAGCCGAGAACGTGATGGAGATCTTCGCCCAGTACGACCTGATCGTGGACGGCACGGACAACTTCGCCACCCGCTATCTCGTCAACGACGCGGCCGTACTGCTGAACAAGCCGTACGTCTGGGGCTCCATCTACCGGTTCGACGGACAGGCGTCCGTCTTCTGGTCGGAGCACGGTCCCTGCTACCGCTGCCTCTACCCGGAGCCGCCCCCGCCGGGCATGGTTCCCTCCTGCGCCGAGGGCGGGGTGCTGGGCGTGCTCTGCGCGTCCGTCGGCTCCATCCAGGTCACCGAGGCCATCAAGCTGCTCGCCGGAGTCGGCGACCCGCTCGTCGGCCGGCTGATGATCTACGACGCGCTGGAGATGCAGTACCGCCAGGTCAAGGTCCGCAAGGACCCCGACTGCGCGGTCTGCGGCGAGAACCCCACCGTCACCGAGCTCATCGACTACGAGGCCTTCTGCGGCGTCGTGTCCGAGGAGGCGCAGGAGGCGGCGCTCGGCTCCACGATCACTCCCAAGCAGCTCAAGGAGTGGATCGACGCCGACGAGAAGATCGAGATCATCGACGTCCGCGAGCCGAACGAGTACGAGATCGTCTCGATCCCGGGCGCCAAGCTGATCCCGAAGAACGAGTTCCTGATGGGCAACGCCCTCCAGGACCTGCCGCAGGACAAGCGCATCGTCCTGCACTGCAAGACCGGTGTCCGCAGCGCCGAGGTCCTCGCGGTCCTCAAGTCGGCGGGCTTCGCCGACGCGGTGCACGTGGGCGGCGGCGTCATCGGCTGGGTCAACCAGATCGAGCCGTCGAAGCCGGTCTACTAGGACCACCGAAGAGGGGCCGCGCCACGATCACCGTGGCGCGGCCCCTCTGTCGCGTGCGGGCTCGCGCCGGCCGCGTCAGGACGAGCAGACCGAGCCGTCGGCCGGGACCTTTCCGTCCAGGAAGTAGGAGTCCGTCCGCGCGGTCACGCAGGT includes the following:
- a CDS encoding NAD-dependent epimerase/dehydratase family protein — encoded protein: MRVLLLGANGFLGRFVADRLLADPAVHLTALGRGDDADVRFDLAGGSPGALTRFLDAVHPGVVVNCAGATRGQARELTRHNTVAVATVCEALRRSGCGARLVQVGCASEYGPSQPGSSTAEDAVPRPGGPYGVSKLAATELVLGSGLDAVVLRVFSPVGPGTPAGSPLGRLAEAMRRAMQSGDGELKLSGLGVQRDFVDVRDVARAVHAASLSAAQGVVNIGTGRAVRLRDAAAVLARVSGFAGVLHELEMPPGRIPIGAQRTSAESVMEHLAATPSPYPDGCGAWQQADVRTARDRLGWRPRINLEESLADIWMEAACRI
- a CDS encoding spherulation-specific family 4 protein — translated: MPHLTGTGTARRTSGDEQMGFGVPGYAHPLLAPTEWAELTRPGTPLHWAVLNIADGPGTRPDPHCLEAAGKLHSARERALRGCAPGAAAPGGRLLGHLDLVHGARPFGDLVVDAQRFLDWYRVGGFYLGRCPTERAGLPAVRRLTVTLRELVAQSEAVRGGPDGDGGRIVLGLGTHPYPGYAEAADQLVTFRGSWPDYRWSQVAQWTAEYPPERFAHFVHGVPRTHLDEAMRIARWQGAGTIFFTDRDGRNRQTDPFAALPGYWDEIVSRIGPGISE
- the moeZ gene encoding adenylyltransferase/sulfurtransferase MoeZ, yielding MSLPPLVEPAAELTVDEVRRYSRHLIIPDVGMDGQKRLKNAKVLCVGAGGLGSPALMYLAAAGVGTLGIVEFDEVDESNLQRQIIHSQADIGRSKAQSAKDSVLGINPYVNVILHEERLEAENVMEIFAQYDLIVDGTDNFATRYLVNDAAVLLNKPYVWGSIYRFDGQASVFWSEHGPCYRCLYPEPPPPGMVPSCAEGGVLGVLCASVGSIQVTEAIKLLAGVGDPLVGRLMIYDALEMQYRQVKVRKDPDCAVCGENPTVTELIDYEAFCGVVSEEAQEAALGSTITPKQLKEWIDADEKIEIIDVREPNEYEIVSIPGAKLIPKNEFLMGNALQDLPQDKRIVLHCKTGVRSAEVLAVLKSAGFADAVHVGGGVIGWVNQIEPSKPVY